ATTGAATGAGGTAATCGAGATTCATTTGGTAGCGTCCGTTTTCTATGACCAACGGACATTCGAGAACACGACAACCATTGCGTGTCACGGCCCCATAAAAGGGAGGGTAGAGGGGAGGCATCAGCACGACGGCATCGCCGGGCTTACATAATGCCTGGATGATAAGGCTTGCTCCGGATACAATGCCTGGAGAGGTCAGAATCCATTCCGGATCGATACGCCACTTATGGCGACGATTCATCCAGCCGGCAACCGCCAGTGGATAATCGATATCGTTGCCATAATAGCCAAAAATTCCATGATCAATCGCTTTGGCCAGAGCTTGGATGACTTCAGGTGGAGGACGAAATTCCATATCCGCCACCCACATGGCGAGTCCGGTATCGGGCGATACGCCGAAACGTTCTTCCATTCCATCCCATTTTTCACAATGAGTGCCACGCCGGTCGATGACGGTATCGAAGTCGTATTTCATTCCTCCAACTAACAGAATTCAACGAGAAGTTGCAAGGAACGACTACGAGGTCGGTACGGAACGGAAACTACATTGCGCACAAAAAATGGGCTTTTCTCGACAGAGACCGGTCACTTGCACATGTTCTCCGTTCGTTTCCTGACGAGTGATGAATAAATCGATAACGTCGTTGAAGAACGATTCATTGTGAAATGTCACCCAGAGTGAGGCAAGGTTGCCGTGGATGCCTGCATCGTAGAGTGCATCAAGACTTACACGGATATATTCCGTATTGTTGACGTGTGCGTTGATATCAAGACTGCTGCGACAAACACGAAAGCTCGCCTGCGAGCCGGCATTGTCGGGGATGCGTGCGGGTTTCAATCGCTTGATTGGAAAAGAGAGAGCAAATTGCTTGCGCGGTTCATAGAGTTCGGCAAGAAAACGCGGGTCAACGGCGCGACGTTTGGTCGCATCCACGACAATCCACTCTGAACTGGCACGAAACAGAACCTCATTATCGGGAAGTTGTCCAATAAACTCCCGCCCGACACGGAGGCGATTGAAGGCGCTGGGCCATGTTGAGACGTCCACCTCCATATTCTGTTCCGGCATTCGGTCTATTTCGATATGTAGGACGGACAAAGCCCAGAAATATCCTCGTTGGGCCAGATCGTTCATGCCGGAGCCAAGGCGATCGGCATGCGATGAGGCCGCGGTCTGGATTATTCCCGTCAACGCATGTCCGGGAAGTGTTGCCCCTGGTCCACATTCGTATGGTTGTACGTGCTTGACGAAACTGTATACGGGAGCTGGTTCCATGGATATATCCAGATTAACGTGTTGAAAAACGAAATGTATCGTGCGGCGTGCGAGAGTGCAAGATCTTGGCGGTTTGGAGTGGAGAGAATCATGCGCGTTCGAAATATCATCTTCGGAGTGATCCTGTCTCTGGTGTGTGGTGTCATACCGGCTCGCGGTCAAGACCGGTTTGTTGTTGAAGTGTGTCATGAAAACACGGAGGCCATGCAACAGGTTTTTGAACGTTTTGTTCCATGGACTGTCATCCCGGCGATGCATTGCGCGGTGTTCGATGTGTCTGGAGCAGAGCGTTTAGAACTGGAGGCCAGTGGCTATCGCGTCCGGGTTGATCTCGAAAAAACGGAAAAATATTTTGGATCATCGGGCATTGTGACTCGTGCTCGTCAGAAGCGCACGATTTCCGGATATAGTTGTCTGCGAACAACAGATGAGCTCTATGCCGCTTGCGCTGATTTGGCACAGCGCCGACCCGATCTCGTTCTCTGGTCGGATATTGGCGACTCATGGGAAAAGACGCAGGAACTTGGTGGCCACGATATCATGCTGCTTCGCCTCGGGAAGCCGGCGGTTGAGGGGACAACAGCTCCGATTGTGTTGCTGACAGCGGGGATACATGCCAGAGAGTTGGCCCCTCCTGAGGTTGCGGTACGATTTGCCGAATATCTTGTCTCCTTTGCCGACTCCGATCCGGAAATCGCTTGGCTCCTCGCGACCCGTCAAATACATCTTATTCCGGTGGTGAATCCTGATGGGCGTGCTCAAGCTCAAACAGGACTGTTGTGGCGTAAAAATACGAATAATACTTTCTGTGCGGCGACAGACAATCGCGGTGTCGATCTCAACCGAAATTTTCCCTTCAATTGGGCCTGTTGTAATGGCTCAAGCCCCTTCGAATGTGCAAACGATTATCGCGGACCGATGTCGTCAAGTGAGCCGGAGACCACAGCCGTCACTGAATACATACGATCGATTTTTCCGGATCGCCGTGGAGAGGCCGACTATGATGCGGCTCCCGACGATACGCCCGGTTTGTATATTGATCTCCATAGCTATGGTGAAATGGTGCTTTGGCCGTGGGGGTACACGTATAACTCCCCGCCAAACGAAACATTGTCGGTTCTTGGTCAAGCCTTGGCTGGTCAAAACGGGTATTGGGCCGGCCAGGCCTCGGGATTGTATCCAACAGATGGAGCTGCCGACGACTTTGGATATGGAGAACGCGGTGTTGCTTCGTATACGATAGAGATGGGAACAGATTTTTTTCAGGAATGTCCAGAGTTCGAGCAAACGATTTGGCCGAGTATGCGCAAAACCCTGCTCTATGCGTTCACGAATGGGGCAACGCCGTATCTGACTCCTTCCGGTCCACTCGTCGAAGTGACATCAATCGTTAACGATAGTGCCAAGAGACAACTGCACATCACCGCCGTTGCACAAGTAAGCCAAGCTGGGACCGTCGTTCGCTCTGCCTCGGTCGGGCTGTATTCTCTACAAGGCGTGTTGGTATCCACGACCGTTGCCATGCAACCTCGTGATGGAGTGTTTGATGCGGCTGAAGAAACCGTTGAGGCTGATATGACTGTTGATCCCCAACTTTCAGGGACTTTTTTTGTTGTTGCTGATGCACAAACAGATAACGATATAACGGGGCCTCAAACAGCGGCATTTGCTGCTATTTCCGATCCCTATGCGGCTATTGCAGCCATTCTGGATGTCCTATTGGAGAATGAAACGCAATGATACGCTGGTGTTGAGGAAAGCAAACAAGAGTTCGTCCGATCCCAGAAATATGCATCAATCATGGGACGGATAAAGTGCTGTCCAGAAAAGAATGGTGAAAATTGATAATCGTGTTCGTCTAACACGAAGGAAAACTCGTTAGAAGGCGACTGGCATGCCGAACAATCCCACCACGACACCGCTGATACGCTGGAAGAAGCGTTGCGCTGCATCGGGATTGACGAAAACCCACTGATAAATCAGATAGGCAAGGGCCAGCGTGCCCAAAGTATTCCAAACGAATCGTCCGAATGAGAGCATCATAGTTTTCCCTCCCGTATGGGATTGCGTGATACGGGTGCGAAACTCTAAGCACAGATCATACCATTCGGGGTGCATTCCGGAAAAAATGGAAAAGAAACTTTTAACATTGATGAAGAAAGCATTGCCGGGTTTGTGTTGTCCGTTGAAAGTGGACTGGTCTAAAAAAAATGGACAGAGAGGGGTGGGTTCCTCAAAAAATGGATCCCCAAAAAATGGATTACTTGGATTTATGGAGTGGTGCCGTTCCTAGGGTGGTAATTAGGGTCTTTACGGCAGCTTCTATGCCTTTGTCATAAAGCCCAGCTTGGAAGTGGGTCACAATATCCGAGGATATGAGGCGTCTGGCATCAGCTTGACTAAAGCGTCCTTCGAGGTCTTCATCGAGCATCAAAGCGATTTTTCCTTCTCGGCGTGCGATGATCAACAATGCGTGTTTCCCGGATGCATCAAGAACTCGATCTGCATACATATTGATATCATCACCGCGCAAACTGCCGATGGTCATGACCATAACGCCGAGACCGGACTGGCGTTTGTAGGTATCGAGCATACGGGATATCTTTTTCTCCGTCTTTGAGGAGAACATGTCCGCGTAATCACTGACGGGTGGAAACGATTTGGGCAACGGTAAAATTGCCGCCGGAGCTGGTGTCGCGACAGATGAAGCTGACTTACCCTGTGAACTCGCTGCGACGAGCATCGGTATAAGACAAAAAAAACACAAAACGGAGAGATGGCGAGAAATGGGATTCATAATAGATCGTGCACGCCTCCGTCGGCGTTGGATTTCAATGATTAGGCCGTTTGATTCGCGGGGAAAATGCTTGGCTTATTTTGAAAGAGGGCATCGTGTGATGCCCTCGTGTCTCTATGCCATGTGGGAAAGCATGATACCTCGTATGCGAACTTTTGGTCCGGAATTAATACCTTCTCGGCGGTGGGGCATTGTACGGGCGGCGATAATATTTATATCGGTTTGCTTTATCCATTTCGTTGCCGATAATATACCCGCCACCTAATCCAACGGCACCACCAATGGCTGCACCTTCCCATGAGTTTGTTGCCAAACCACCAACTGCCGCTCCGGCTGCAGTCCCAAGAGCTGCACCCTGTTGCGCTCGATTCATTCGGGTGCATCCGCCAGCAAAAGCGATAAGCCCGATAAGTGCCAGGATACAGAGAGCATGTCGTGCTTTCATAGGATATGTCCTCCGAAAGAAAACGTTTCGATACAATATAACGCATCCAAACAAATTGTACACGGATTTCTCAGCGCCCGCGAGTTGCGAAAAGAAGGAAGAAAGGAAAAGGACGTGATCCAACACGTCTCTGCCACCGCGGCGGCAGAGACGGATGGATACTGATCGGAAAGCCAGTTCCGACTAGCTTTTATCAGGAAGAAAAATATTGAGCTCAAGAATGTCACACTCGCCATCTCGGTCGATTTCGATTTTGACGGCGTTGTCGTCCACATTGATATATTTGCGTACGACTTCAAGAAGCTCATGCTGCAACAGCGGCAAGTATTCGTGCCCGCTATTCTGGGCACGCTCGTGAGCCACAATGATTTGCAGCCGTTCCTTGGCAACGCAAGCGCTCGTTTTTTTCGAACGAAAGTACTCGAGGAATTTCATGTTATTTCCCGAACAGTTTTGCGAGGATACCCTTTTTGGCTGGTTCCAGGAACCTGTGGGGGCAATCATTACCAAGAAAGCGGGATACCGCGTCGTCATAGGCTTGGCCGGCATCACTCTTTTCATCAAGGATGACGGGTTGACCAGCATTGGAAGCGAGCAGAACGGACTTGGATTCCGGAATGACACCAAGAAGCGGTATTGCCAGGATTTCAGTGATGTCGCTGACTCCAAGCATTTCACCGACGCCAACACGTTCCGGGTCGTATCGCGTGAGAAGGAGGTGTTCACACGGGCCTTGTCCGCCTTCTTCGGCCATTCGTGTGACGCTGGAGAGTAATCCAAGCACCCGATCGGAGTCACGGACAGATGAAACTTCGGGGTTCGTCACCAAAATGGCTTCATCGGCGTGGTACATAGCCATCTTGGCTCCACGTTCAATACCGGCCGGGGAGTCACAGATTACATAATCGAATTCTTCGCGGAGTTCGTTCAGGATGGCTTCTACACCGTCCGGGGTCAAGGCGTCTTTGTCACGCGTTTGCGAGGCTGGGAGCATATAGAGTCCATCGACGCGTTTATCTTTGATCAATGCCTGGCGCAACGAGGCGTCGCCATTGATGACATTGACGAAGTCAAAGACAACACGGCGTTCGCAACCCATGATAATATCAAGGTTGCGCAGACCGATATCAAAATCGACAACTGCCGTTTTATGGCCGGCCTTGGCCAGGCCTGTGGCAAATGAGGCGCTGGTGGTTGTTTTCCCAACGCCACCTTTGCCGGATGTAATAACAATAATTTTGCCCACGGGCTGTGCTCCTGCTTGTTCGTAACAGAGGGTTAAATGGTACTTATATTCGGGTGAATGTTAAAATGTCGTCGTCGAGTGAAACCACGACCGCCATTTTTATTATATCTTCATCGAAATCTTCACGGACATTGTAACATCCGGCTACGGCAACCAGTTCTGCATCAAACGATGTACAAAATATACGAGCGGCCGTATTGCCGCTGACGCCGGCCATTGCTCTGCCGCGTAGAGCTCCATAAATATGAATGTGCCCATCTGCAAGAACTTCCGCGCCTTCACTGACCGAAGACATGACAATCAGGTCGGCATGACGCGCATAATATTGCTGCCCCGAGCGAACAGGTTGTGTGAGAATTTGCGCCGGTTCAAACGGTTGGGGAGTCTGTTCATTCCCCCGTTTGCGCTGTTTTGTCTGCGAGTCTTCGGGACGCTTCTTCGCGTCACTCCACGGTACAAGTCCTTGCTGGAGATACGGACGGGTGTCAACTGCGCCCTGAAAACCGGCCAACGTCAATCCGTGTTTTCGCAAAAAATCGACGAGCCCGGCCACATTAAGGGTGGTCGAAGCGCTCCCGAGCGGCGAAACATCGATGACCATCGGAGTTTTTTTGAAATATTCAGGCAATACTGCAAAATTTTGGCCAAAAAAATCCTCAATACACTGAAGATCGGGTGAATGAACCCGAAAAATGGTGATTGGGGACATCTTCCCTTTGATCTCGAATGGTTCCACGTCGTCCCTTCGCGTAAGTGATCCAAAATATACTGGGTTGAAAAGCCCAAAAATGGCCGCTTGAGTGTTTTTTACCCAAAGACGGCTTCATGGCAAGGGGAGGACCATAAAAAAACGGGACTGTCTGGTCAGACAGTCCCGGAACAAAGGAAGGTTAGGGCGTAATCTTGGTCGTCTTCGTGTGAGTAGCACTGTTGCCAGCAGGTCCCGTATTGGTCACAGTCTTGTTCCACGTCTTTGTGACCGGATCATAATATCCTGTAGCACTTCTGTTTGCAGTGGCTCCGCTTCCTGTGGTGGCTGTGGTGTTGTGTTGGTAGCCATTTGCAGTTGGTGTTGTTGTGTTGGTCGTCGTCATCGACATTCCAGCCGCATTGCTTCGCGTCGTTTTTCTGGTCCAGGCGTGGGCCGGAGTATCGAAAGCTACTGCCGAAGCCAAGATGAAAGCAGCCAGAGCCAGAGTCGTCGTTATATTTTGTAAAGTCTTCATGGTATTTCTCCTTTGCGTTGCGTCATGTTCTTGCCTTTACACTAGCAGTCTTCATGCCATGTTTTTTAAAATATTGATATGCTAGGTAATGTATAATTATCTGCATGAGTGGTTACAGTTCTGCCATCGGTTTCTCCGAGAAATGTCGATATTTCATCATCATGACGTCTGTATGATGTCCATGGGTGATTTCCAAAGGAGGAAATATCGACATAAATCGGTAACAGCAAACGTCTATCAGAGTATTACATGATATAGCCGCATAATCTGGCTGCGAGGAATATATGAAAACTGAACTCTACCTTCCCCTTGTTCCCCGTCGTTTCGGGGTACGCGAAATTTCACGAGAAATGGCTTTGGATATCGAACGAAGCCTTGCGGATCCAACGAATCGGCTTCAAGAGATGATCGCTGCCTTAATTAATGTTCACAAAGCCGATATGAATGATTTACGGGAAATTCGACACAAATTTCGAGGAATGACCGTAGAACTCATTCATATTGCCAATGAGTA
This genomic window from Desulfovibrio inopinatus DSM 10711 contains:
- a CDS encoding acyl-[acyl-carrier-protein] thioesterase, with the protein product MEPAPVYSFVKHVQPYECGPGATLPGHALTGIIQTAASSHADRLGSGMNDLAQRGYFWALSVLHIEIDRMPEQNMEVDVSTWPSAFNRLRVGREFIGQLPDNEVLFRASSEWIVVDATKRRAVDPRFLAELYEPRKQFALSFPIKRLKPARIPDNAGSQASFRVCRSSLDINAHVNNTEYIRVSLDALYDAGIHGNLASLWVTFHNESFFNDVIDLFITRQETNGEHVQVTGLCREKPIFCAQCSFRSVPTS
- a CDS encoding M14 family zinc carboxypeptidase, whose product is MRVRNIIFGVILSLVCGVIPARGQDRFVVEVCHENTEAMQQVFERFVPWTVIPAMHCAVFDVSGAERLELEASGYRVRVDLEKTEKYFGSSGIVTRARQKRTISGYSCLRTTDELYAACADLAQRRPDLVLWSDIGDSWEKTQELGGHDIMLLRLGKPAVEGTTAPIVLLTAGIHARELAPPEVAVRFAEYLVSFADSDPEIAWLLATRQIHLIPVVNPDGRAQAQTGLLWRKNTNNTFCAATDNRGVDLNRNFPFNWACCNGSSPFECANDYRGPMSSSEPETTAVTEYIRSIFPDRRGEADYDAAPDDTPGLYIDLHSYGEMVLWPWGYTYNSPPNETLSVLGQALAGQNGYWAGQASGLYPTDGAADDFGYGERGVASYTIEMGTDFFQECPEFEQTIWPSMRKTLLYAFTNGATPYLTPSGPLVEVTSIVNDSAKRQLHITAVAQVSQAGTVVRSASVGLYSLQGVLVSTTVAMQPRDGVFDAAEETVEADMTVDPQLSGTFFVVADAQTDNDITGPQTAAFAAISDPYAAIAAILDVLLENETQ
- a CDS encoding TPM domain-containing protein; the protein is MNPISRHLSVLCFFCLIPMLVAASSQGKSASSVATPAPAAILPLPKSFPPVSDYADMFSSKTEKKISRMLDTYKRQSGLGVMVMTIGSLRGDDINMYADRVLDASGKHALLIIARREGKIALMLDEDLEGRFSQADARRLISSDIVTHFQAGLYDKGIEAAVKTLITTLGTAPLHKSK
- a CDS encoding glycine zipper domain-containing protein, yielding MKARHALCILALIGLIAFAGGCTRMNRAQQGAALGTAAGAAVGGLATNSWEGAAIGGAVGLGGGYIIGNEMDKANRYKYYRRPYNAPPPRRY
- the minE gene encoding cell division topological specificity factor MinE, with translation MKFLEYFRSKKTSACVAKERLQIIVAHERAQNSGHEYLPLLQHELLEVVRKYINVDDNAVKIEIDRDGECDILELNIFLPDKS
- the minD gene encoding septum site-determining protein MinD; translation: MGKIIVITSGKGGVGKTTTSASFATGLAKAGHKTAVVDFDIGLRNLDIIMGCERRVVFDFVNVINGDASLRQALIKDKRVDGLYMLPASQTRDKDALTPDGVEAILNELREEFDYVICDSPAGIERGAKMAMYHADEAILVTNPEVSSVRDSDRVLGLLSSVTRMAEEGGQGPCEHLLLTRYDPERVGVGEMLGVSDITEILAIPLLGVIPESKSVLLASNAGQPVILDEKSDAGQAYDDAVSRFLGNDCPHRFLEPAKKGILAKLFGK
- the minC gene encoding septum site-determining protein MinC encodes the protein MEPFEIKGKMSPITIFRVHSPDLQCIEDFFGQNFAVLPEYFKKTPMVIDVSPLGSASTTLNVAGLVDFLRKHGLTLAGFQGAVDTRPYLQQGLVPWSDAKKRPEDSQTKQRKRGNEQTPQPFEPAQILTQPVRSGQQYYARHADLIVMSSVSEGAEVLADGHIHIYGALRGRAMAGVSGNTAARIFCTSFDAELVAVAGCYNVREDFDEDIIKMAVVVSLDDDILTFTRI